A single window of Haliotis asinina isolate JCU_RB_2024 chromosome 5, JCU_Hal_asi_v2, whole genome shotgun sequence DNA harbors:
- the LOC137284567 gene encoding high-affinity choline transporter 1-like, which translates to MAVNIPGLLCVIVFYILILVIGIFAARKQRNSSAEDTFVANRSMGLWLSFFTLSATNIGGGYINGTAEAMAYSGLIWTNAPILYCVSYVIAGVFYAPKMRSSGYITMLDPIHQKLGDLAGSLLFFPQLMGDIFWSAAILSALGSTMSIILDLNPVLSVIVSSCVAVLYTFIGGLYSVAYTDVIQLICLCLGLVVSCPFAFFHPSVDMSRVKDTWLGELPTNMIGIYIDLSCQVVFGGLSWQAFYQRILACKTPSIARTSAILAAICSLLVSIPSAAIGVVGAAADWNQTAYEGEVPIPTEYHSFILPMVLNYLCPLPVAVLGLGVVAAAVMSSADSSVLSSGTIFAKNIYKDVIRPQASDREVTWILRVGILVTGVLSCIIAIFVNSVYGLFYLCSDLMYVILFPQLTCVLWIGFTNTYGSLAGFLFSFLMRLSGGDPLLNIPALIHYPFYSEFDGQLFPFKTLAMIVNFVATISVSALTRLAFRRRLLPIGLDLLKVMKRDEDAKRAEERGENVMMKEREGGYTDFAQNKNMPLRDNYFQ; encoded by the exons ATGGCCGTGAACATTCCTGGACTCCTCTGCGTCATTGTGTTCTACATCCTCATCCTCGTCATCGGCATCTTCGCCGCTCGTAAACAAAGGAATAGCAGTGCTGAAGACACATTTGTGGCGAACAGAAGCATGGGACTATGGCTGTCATTCTTTACCCTGTCAG caaccaacatCGGGGGAGGCTACATCAACGGCACAGCGGAAGCCATGGCATACAGCGGCCTCATCTGGACCAATGCTCCGATACTCTATTGCGTATCATATGTTATTG CTGGTGTGTTTTACGCACCCAAGATGAGAAGCAGTGGATATATCACAATGCTCGACCCCATTCACCAAAAGCTGGGAGATCTTGCCGGAAGTCTGCTCTTCTTTCCGCAGCTGATGGGTGATATCTTCTGGTCGGCCGCCATCTTGTCAGCTCTGG GGTCAACCATGTCAATTATTCTGGATCTGAACCCAGTCTTGTCTGTCATCGTGTCTAGCTGTGTCGCTGTGCTGTACACCTTCATAGGTGGGCTGTACTCTGTGGCCTACACTGATGTCATCCAGCTCATCTGTCTTTGCTTGGGACTG GTTGTGTCATGTCCGTTTGCCTTCTTCCACCCCTCTGTCGACATGTCCAGAGTCAAGGACACGTGGCTGGGTGAGCTGCCCACAAATATGATCGGAATATACATTGATTTGTCATGTCAAGTGGTCTTTGGAGGCTTGTCGTGGCAG GCTTTCTACCAGAGAATTTTGGCTTGCAAGACTCCCAGTATTGCCCGCACAAGTGCGATTCTAGCTGCGATCTGCAGCTTACTTGTATCCATACCTTCGGCAGCTATCGGAGTAGTCGGGGCAGCAGCAG ATTGGAATCAGACAGCATACGAAGGCGAAGTCCCTATACCaacagaatatcacagttttatCCTTCCCATGGTGCTCAACTACCTGTGTCCACTTCCGGTGGCAGTGCTGGGACTTGGCGTGGTGGCAGCTGCTGTCATGTCATCTGCCGACTCCTCTGTCCTCTCCAGTGGAACCATCTTTGCGAAGAATATCTACAAAGACGTCATACGTCCACAG GCAAGCGACCGAGAAGTGACATGGATCTTGAGAGTTGGTATTCTGGTGACAGGTGTATTGTCGTGTATCATTGCCATCTTTGTTAATTCGGTCTATGGCCTGTTTTACTTGTGCTCCGACCTCATGTACGTCATCCTGTTCCCCCAACTCACCTGCGTTCTCTGGATAGGGTTCACCAACACCTACGGCTCTCTTGCTGGCTTCTTATTCAGTTTCCTCATGAGACTGTCTGGTGGGGACCCTCTGCTCAACATACCGGCTCTTATCCACTACCCATTTTATTCCGAATTTGATGGTCAGTTGTTCCCTTTCAAGACCCTGGCGATGATAGTCAACTTTGTGGCCACCATATCTGTGTCAGCGTTAACTAGGCTTGCGTTCCGACGAAGGTTGCTGCCAATCGGATTAGATTTGCTTAAGGTGATGAAGAGGGACGAGGATGCCAAGAGAGCTGAAGAGCGAGGAGAAAATGTGATGATGAAGGAAAGAGAGGGTGGATACACTGATTTcgcacaaaataaaaatatgccACTTCGGGATAATTATTTCCAGTAA
- the LOC137284566 gene encoding high-affinity choline transporter 1-like, translated as MALNIPGLISVIVFYILILVIGIIAARKSRNNNAEDSFVANRSIGLWLSFFTLTATNVGGGYLNGTAEAMAYSGLLWTNVPVLYCISITIAGVFYAPKMRRGGYITMFDPIQTKIGDRAGSTLFFPQLMGDVFWTAAILSALGSTMSLILDLDPVLSIIVSSCVSVFYTFIGGLYSVAYTDVIQLICLTLGLIVSCPFAFFHPSVDLSRVEDTWVGEIRTNQIGSYADLCFQILFGGLPWQVFYQRVLACKSPSIARTSSILAAVCSLLLAIPPAAVGVVGAAADWNTTSYDGEVPIPQEYRSFILPMVLNYLCPLPVAVLGLGVVAAAVMSSADSSVLSSGTIFAKNIYKDVIRPQASDREVMWVLRGGILVTGTLSCVLAIMVKTVYGLYYMCSDLMYVILFPQLTCVLWIGFTNTYGSLTGYILSLFLRVGAGDVLLGIPPLIHFPYYSEADGQLFPFKTLAMVVNFVATISVSALTRHMFRRGWLSTRWDVFNVMKREEDAKIAEERGESLMMKERDDGNRDLDYAQNEKMKLKDNDMQ; from the exons ATGGCCCTGAACATCCCTGGTCTCATCTCCGTCATCGTGTTCTACATCCTCATCCTCGTCATCGGCATCATCGCCGCCAGGAAGAGCAGAAACAATAATGCCGAAGACTCATTCGTGGCCAATAGAAGCATTGGGCTGTGGCTGTCGTTCTTTACACTTACAG CAACCAATGTTGGCGGAGGCTACCTCAACGGCACAGCGGAAGCGATGGCATACAGCGGCCTCCTCTGGACCAATGTTCCTGTATTGTACTGCATCTCAATCACCATTG CTGGAGTGTTCTATGCGCCTAAGatgaggagaggtggatacatcACTATGTTCGATCCTATCCAGACAAAGATTGGCGATCGTGCTGGGAGCACGCTTTTCTTCCCGCAGCTTATGGGAGATGTTTTCTGGACAGCCGCCATCTTGTCAGCTCTGG GGTCCACCATGTCTCTTATCCTGGACCTGGACCCCGTTCTGTCCATCATCGTGTCCagctgtgtgtctgtgttctaCACCTTCATAGGAGGGCTGTACTCTGTGGCCTACACTGATGTCATCCAGCTTATCTGTCTTACTCTTGGACTG ATTGTGTCATGTCCGTTTGCCTTCTTCCACCCATCTGTTGACCTGTCCAGAGTCGAGGACACGTGGGTTGGCGAGATACGCACAAACCAGATAGGTTCTTATGCAGATCTCTGTTTCCAAATCTTATTTGGCGGTCTGCCATGGCAG GTGTTCTACCAGAGAGTTTTGGCTTGCAAGTCACCTAGCATTGCCCGGACAAGTTCTATCCTGGCAGCTGTTTGTAGCTTACTTCTCGCCATTCCCCCAGCGGCTGTTGGGGTAGTTGGAGCCGCCGCAG ATTGGAATACCACGTCCTACGATGGCGAAGTCCCAATACCACAAGAATATCGCAGTTTTATCCTTCCCATGGTGCTCAACTACCTGTGTCCACTTCCGGTGGCAGTGCTGGGACTTGGCGTGGTGGCAGCTGCTGTCATGTCATCTGCCGACTCCTCTGTCCTCTCCAGTGGAACCATCTTTGCGAAGAATATCTACAAAGACGTCATACGTCCACAG GCCAGCGACCGGGAAGTGATGTGGGTCTTGAGAGGTGGTATACTCGTCACTGGTACATTGTCATGCGTCCTAGCCATCATGGTGAAGACGGTATACGGACTATATTACATGTGTTCCGACCTCATGTACGTCATCCTGTTCCCCCAACTCACCTGCGTTCTCTGGATTGGGTTCACCAACACCTACGGCTCCCTCACCGGCTACATCCTCAGCCTCTTTCTGAGAGTTGGGGCTGGAGATGTCCTTCTGGGAATACCACCTCTCATTCACTTCCCATATTATTCAGAAGCTGATGGTCAGTTGTTCCCTTTCAAGACCCTGGCGATGGTAGTCAACTTTGTGGCCACCATATCTGTGTCAGCGTTAACTAGGCATATGTTCCGACGAGGTTGGCTGTCAACAAGATGGGATGTGTTTAATGTGATGAAGAGAGAAGAGGACGCCAAGATAGCTGAAGAGAGAGGAGAAAGCCTGATGATGAAGGAACGAGATGATGGTAACAGAGACCTGGACTACGCACAAAACGAGAAGATGAAACTGAAAGATAACGACATGCAATGA